In Anopheles ziemanni unplaced genomic scaffold, idAnoZiCoDA_A2_x.2 U_46, whole genome shotgun sequence, one DNA window encodes the following:
- the LOC131292800 gene encoding uncharacterized protein LOC131292800 codes for MEKALKTAVRQRAQIHSKLIRIEQTLQETKEPTVSQLKVLAKNVATVYAEFSAIHTTIVGLIPDSAMAEQDGVYDEFKEVFYEASNRIEELLLAAESKTTNNKPAAAQVVIQQQPLKAPIPTFDGTYAAWPKFKAIFEDLMANAGDSDTMKLYHLEKALVGEAAGAIDVSILNAGNYKQAWEILTERFGNHRAIVDSHIHGLLNLKRMTSENFYELRALVQETSRHVESLRFLKQNLEGVSEPMVVHLLVSALDKSTRKAWEGTQRKGELPRYEQTMAFLKSRCQILENCAAASSSAPVAKLKGNHPLSPRHPAQKSYTAAVIQCEICGKDHPNINCPELLKGTPRERSNTAQKAGLCFNCLRKGHQLRECPSKRKCYKCQRRHHTLLHEDVAPTGQPTISMAAEVEPQPPTPRVHPPSTAAEYGGPVVREQLSTACASQTIKPSKNVLLLTAVVNVLDAKNQPHRCRVLLDSGSQVNFLAEEMANRLGLPKRPANVPIVGINALRTLARDKLTVTIQSRVNSYQTSLECLVTPKITGTIPSCNINIDNWDIPEGITFADPTFYTPDKVDLLIGAELFFDILKPSQLDLADNLPRLQDSQFGWIVSGAIVEQQITIPAIYSHHALVDIEKMIQQFWQIEEVPDVPERSIEELECENHFLTSYQRDESGRFIVRLPFNKQQTLLNNGRTVALKRFMMLEKRLLRNPELQQQYVEFIREYETLGHCRQIRESDDVPNQLSYYLPHHAILRPSSSSTKCRVVFDASAKASPAELSLNDVLH; via the coding sequence ATGGAAAAGGCGCTGAAGACGGCAGTCCGCCAACGAGCGCAGATCCACTCCAAATTAATTCGAATCGAGCAGACGCTGCAGGAAACGAAAGAGCCAACCGTTTCCCAGCTGAAGGTGCTCGCCAAAAACGTCGCGACTGTGTACGCGGAATTTAGTGCCATACACACCACCATCGTAGGCCTAATTCCAGACAGCGCAATGGCAGAGCAGGACGGCGTATATGACGAGTTCAAGGAAGTATTCTACGAGGCGTCCAATAGAATCGAGGAGTTGCTGCTAGCCGCGGAATCGAAGACAACGAACAACAAGCCTGCCGCGGCTCAAGTTGTCATCCAGCAGCAACCGCTCAAGGCACCGATCCCGACTTTCGACGGCACTTACGCTGCATGGCCCAAGTTTAAGGCCATCTTCGAGGACCTGATGGCCAATGCCGGCGACAGTGACACTATGAAGCTGTATCACCTTGAGAAGGCATTAGTCGGCGAGGCTGCAGGTGCAATCGATGTCAGCATTCTCAACGCTGGCAATTACAAGCAAGCCTGGGAGATTCTGACGGAGCGCTTCGGCAATCATCGAGCCATAGTGGACAGCCACATCCACGGATTGCTGAACCTCAAAAGGATGACGTCAGAAAACTTCTACGAGCTAAGAGCTCTGGTCCAAGAGACTTCCCGGCATGTGGAAAGTCTCAGGTtcctaaaacaaaacctgGAAGGAGTGTCGGAACCAATGGTGGTCCATCTGTTGGTTTCGGCTTTAGACAAATCAACCCGAAAAGCCTGGGAAGGGACGCAGCGGAAAGGTGAGCTGCCCCGTTACGAGCAGACGATGGCATTTCTAAAATCCCGATGCCagattttggaaaattgcgCAGCAGCGTCATCATCAGCTCCTGTGGCCAAACTAAAGGGCAACCATCCGCTTTCTCCGAGACATCCAGCCCAGAAGAGCTATACAGCAGCGGTCATTCAGTGCGAAATCTGTGGTAAGGACCATCCTAATATAAATTGCCCAGAACTGCTGAAAGGGACACCACGGGAAAGAAGTAACACCGCACAAAAGGCAGGACTATGCTTCAACTGCCTGCGGAAGGGACATCAGTTACGGGAATGTCCCTCCAAGAGAAAGTGCTACAAGTGCCAGCGTCGCCATCATACGCTCCTGCACGAGGACGTAGCACCCACCGGCCAGCCAACTATTTCCATGGCAGCAGAAGTAGAACCTCAACCTCCGACCCCAAGAGTGCATCCTCCATCGACAGCGGCAGAGTACGGCGGACCAGTGGTACGGGAACAACTTTCGACAGCATGTGCATCGCAAACCATCAAACCCAGTAAGAACGTCCTGCTGTTGACGGCCGTGGTCAACGTACTGGACGCCAAGAACCAGCCACATCGCTGCCGCGTCCTCCTAGACAGCGGTTCTCAGGTCAATTTCCTTGCTGAGGAAATGGCCAACCGTCTAGGACTGCCAAAGAGACCAGCAAACGTTCCGATCGTGGGAATCAACGCGTTGCGCACGCTCGCTCGCGACAAGCTGACCGTTACAATACAATCCCGGGTGAACAGTTACCAAACAAGCTTGGAATGCTTGGTAACTCCAAAAATAACTGGCACGATCCCGTCGTGCAACATCAACATCGACAACTGGGACATTCCGGAGGGAATAACCTTTGCTGATCCAACGTTCTACACGCCAGACAAGGTTGATTTACTGATCGGGGCTGAGTTATTCTTCGATATACTCAAGCCAAGCCAACTCGATCTTGCCGATAATCTACCTCGTCTGCAAGATAGCCAGTTTGGTTGGATTGTGTCCGGAGCCATAGTAGAGCAGCAGATTACCATCCCAGCCATATATTCCCACCACGCTTTGGTCGACATCGAAAAAATGATCCAGCAGTTTTGGCAGATTGAAGAGGTTCCAGACGTCCCGGAACGATCCATCGAAGAACTGGAGTGCGAGAACCATTTTCTAACTTCATATCAAAGGGACGAATCTGGAAGGTTCATTGTGCGACTACCgtttaacaaacaacaaaccctgTTGAACAATGGTCGCACGGTAGCCCTCAAACGGTTTATGATGTTGGAGAAACGACTGCTTCGCAACCCAGAGCTACAACAACAGTATGTGGAGTTCATCCGAGAGTACGAAACTCTAGGGCACTGCCGACAAATCCGTGAATCCGACGATGTACCCAACCAGCTATCCTACTATCTGCCACACCATGCGATTTTGCGGCCATCTAGTTCGAGCACGAAATGCCGAGTCGTGTTTGACGCCAGTGCAAAGGCATCTCCAGCCGAGTTATCGCTCAACGACGTGCTGCAT